A region from the Halosolutus gelatinilyticus genome encodes:
- a CDS encoding GYD domain-containing protein translates to MPTYASLIELADRDVQNAQEMASVWGEIRTEFEQHNAELLDSYAVLGEHDFLVTFEARDNEAAFKCALTFRRHGLDGQTMEIVDTDDFSQLVDEI, encoded by the coding sequence ATGCCCACCTACGCTTCGCTCATCGAACTGGCCGATCGAGACGTCCAAAACGCTCAAGAGATGGCGTCGGTGTGGGGAGAAATCCGGACGGAGTTCGAGCAGCACAACGCCGAGCTACTCGATTCCTACGCGGTTCTCGGCGAGCACGACTTTCTCGTCACCTTCGAGGCTAGGGACAACGAGGCGGCGTTCAAGTGCGCGCTGACGTTTCGCCGGCACGGCCTCGACGGTCAAACGATGGAGATCGTCGACACGGACGACTTCTCGCAGTTGGTCGACGAGATCTAA